From the Colias croceus chromosome 20, ilColCroc2.1 genome, the window AGATAATTAAACTTGGAGAGTGCTAGTAGCTACATATTTATACAGGATGTCCctctgttggtatactaagctcaaaggttGTAGTTTTACATACGCTgagtatgtaaataatatgtacttataaaattccagacgcattttttttcaaatagatgaattcttaaaactctatgtgtccacccataacaagcaacctgCCCACTTTGCCACCAGCATGTGAGCTattgtttaagattatgtttttatagacAAAATGTTCACATTAGAGAAGTGGTAAATGCCATGCCGGTTGCCCGAATCAAGAGAAGAAatcatggattttcaggaacagtttagcaaaaaatttttaacataattttgttgtttaagtattttttacgtgatcagtgtaggtatgcaaaactacaagtccttTCGCACTTAGCATACCAATGGGACACACTGTATATCAAACAACACAGCTAGATAGCAAAtctttaacccattgagccccaagcggcccgattgGTCCCAGAGACAATAGACAAAATATCTAAGCGTACAACAGAACAACCAGGGATacaaagcattttttttaaattattcttttGCGTTACATATCTTGCCATCAAATCTTGTGCGACTAATTTATTTCTACTTATGCTAATCTAATCTAAATAAAGAtagtattgaaatttaaaaattaaagacacCTGACACCTGTGGACATGCAACAGCTGTTacactgttttatttttgtgataaaaagtagcctatgacaatgcaatgtaaaaatatatatacaattgatatttttggttttatggcattcaaatgctttataaatataaatttataaagaatagaaataatttGACCAACTCGCCCACTTGTGACTCGTGAATATTGATACACTTAATGATATATGgaaatttttaatacctaccCATTAAATTCGATTTACTTCTTTTCCGTTAAAAGGCTGTCTTTATTTACTGTATAATTATGGATATGATAAAGGATAATGATTAATGATGttaataatagataaaattaCAGGATTAAGCATGTGTCACGTATCACTGAATTacgtattaattgaaattaataatataaatattagcaACAGACAacaaaagtattataatttacactCACCTTATAATACCTTCCTATCTTGTTAAATCAAgttagataggtaggtactggtTTTCATTTAATCTAATCTAATCTAAACCAGAAcgtgttattaaaacacaagtATTGACCAGAAAACCAGTAAACCTACATGCAAATTTgttttacgtaaatattacaacaaaaataGTTTGGTAGTCCTAATAATTTCGCATACCATCCacaaaaaagtattaattaaaGAACTAAACACACTTACTGTGTCTGGAGTTAGCACATCTGAGGCTGATGGCTTACAACAGGACGTAATAATCCCCATATTTtcgtataaaataagtattatttctTGTTTGAAAACTTCGTAAACACATTAGAGGTACATTACATTCTTCCAATATGTACAACAATAATGTCGATTGTCGAAACTCAATTTGACATTTAGCGTTACGTCGTAAAATACTCGCaataatcgatttttttcagttatgtttaatttattttttatataatttagcgctttaaaataaaaacacatagaAGCAAATTACAGAAAGAGATTaggaaatgaaaataaaaccaaataaattacacaGTAACTATAAAGTATATTCGGTTGCAACATTGTTGCAACGACTAACCATCATCTtccatatattattaatatttgccaTTTTCCTTTTGTTTATCAAagagaattattattattataatgagttTTTACCACTAGAATTATTAGCCACTCAAGGAAAAGTATTGAGATACAATTTCGCACAAATGGATCAATAAAGCTCAATTTGTTGCCAGATATGTGaaagttttatactttttgtaaccactatttttttacagtaatgactataatttaaagtctatatttaaattgaataatataatattctttttcTAATGTGTTAAAAGTGCCgagtaaacatttttttttatttatcgataATCTTCAACTACACCCAACACTTATatgtcaatattataaaaatatccgATTTTAGTTTGCGGTTTACGAACATCACTAATGCAAAGTACTATTCTGTGGGGACTGtcggaaaattaaattttaaagactAAAATACGCTTTAAATATGCTATCTCGCGTGGCTTTGCGTTCAggtatgtatttcaatttaacttaaatttatGGAGTCAtagaatacataaaaatgaaaattaaccTTGGTGTTCGGGTGGTTTCAGGTTTATGTAATCGTCTGTTTGACAAGTGCCTACCgtgttttaaaaagttaatgttctttttttgaaagataattaaattattaaaacttcacACAACGGTGACttcttacgaaattaaaatagttaattaatgtaacataacatttaaaaataatggcaAAAGTAACCTTTAAAATCTCACTGATAAgcgaaaaaattaaaacaaatttgcAATCAAGTTACTTATTTGTTCGATGTTCATATCCCTACAGATATTATATCTCTATATTTTTCATACGATAGTTTGTAATACAAGTAGCATTAGGTAATAGACATTATTTTGATTGGTTGCTATTAAATATTCTCAGTATTGGCCCGGCAGTCCACTCCAACAGCCCTCGTAGCTCGTACCTCCAGCTCCGAGGTCTCTGGAGTGCGAGATGAGAAGAACTTCCCCAGACCAGTCAGGGGTGAACCTGGCAAAGTCAGACTCGGATTCATTCCAGAAGAATGGTAAtgttcaataattatatatctgTCAAAATACTATACACCTATAtctcttatatttttatcttatagAAAGAATACCTATTGTATTGTTCAGAAATTAATTAGAACTGATATTTATATGCCTTGTAAAACATTTATGactataactataataataataaatattatttctatgtcTGCTAAGCTAACTAAAGGTATTTTGCTTTAAATGATGCTTGATGAATGACGAAATAAAAACTTCAATTACATTTTCTTTGCAACTTATACaatagcttaccgcccgcggcttcgcccgcttagtcttaaacctaataaattatatacctactaaaaccttcctcttgaatcactctgtctattaaaaaaactgcatcaaaatccgttgcgtagttttaaagatttaagcatacaaagggacatagggacagagaaagtgactttgttttatactatgtagtcataattacacaatattttaatcttgTAACTACTCATTCCAGGTTCCAATTCTTCCACTCAAAGACCGGTGTGACTGGACCGTACACATTCGGTGTTGGTCTGATGACCTATCTCTTCAGCAAGGAGATCTACGTCATGGAGCATGAGTACTACACCGGTCTGTCTATCTTGCTGATGGTGTACTATGGTACCACCAGGATGGGCCCCAAGATCGCTGCTTGGTTGGACAAGGAAGTTGACGTAAGTTAAAATGTATAACTTATTGAAATATGATGGGAAACCAGCTGCTCTTAACTATATgttaatactagctgtgccctgcagTTTAACCCGcgttgctccacttctattggtcttagcatgacgatatctatagccttcctcgataaatgggctaactAACACCGAAGGAATTTTCCAAATCGGATcagcagttcctgagattagtgcgttcaaacaaacaaacaaactcttcagcttataatattagtatagatttaagaTTCATgctttttaattcattttacgAAACCTTTTCCTGGTATAAGGTATGGTTTGATTTAATCTTAATGGCGAAAGTTATCTGCGATAGCACATACACCCAGTAGAATTCAAATTGGTTGACTTAACTGATTTCTGCACATCGTTACGATGTTCCGAGCCGCCATTAAATTTGATTCATACTGTACagtgttttgaataaaattatttgaataaaaataacacttaaaaatattcacataatatCCATTTGTGCAAGATTATAAACAActattgaaactttttaattacattgaaTTCATTAATCAACATTCCAGAAAATTGAATCCGACCTGAACCAAGGGCGCGTAGACAGCCTTAAGCACTTGGAAGAAGCCATTGAAACAGAGAAGGATGCGCAGTGGAGGGCCCAGGGTCAGGAGCTGCTCATCCAGGCTAAGAAGGAGAATGTTCTGCTGCAGCTGGAAGCCGCGTACAGGGAACGTCTCATGAACACCTACCAGGAGGTAATGTTGTCCTGCTTATGCCTAAAATTAGAATAATGAAGGAACAACATAAAACGTTAATTTGTGGAACAAACtacgttttttagatataatatataccagTCTAAATAAATGTTGCATCAAATTTTGatacaacaattatttttatttccatttattaaatatttaatttaatgatagATTTGGGGTCAAATCAAATTTCTGCTGTtgccatttaaaaatatttttaaaacttatgttcgcagtaaacataatatcaaatatcttTTTTCAACAGGTCAAGCGCCGTTTAGACTTCCAACTCGAAAAGGCAGTCCTAGAACGTCGCTTCGAACAGAAGCACCTCGTTGACTGGGTGGTAACCAACGTAACCAAGGCCATCACACCGGACCAGGAGAAGCAGACCCTGGACCGCTGCATTGCAGACCTCGCTGCTCTTGCTAATAAGTGAATAGaatgttgtaaaataaatatttaatcgtGATAGTTTATTGCTGTTTTATTggattaaaatgtttttttttactcaaaACTTTTCTTAAATTTCCTCCTCTTGAAACCTCTAGTTTGTACTAGATAGTGGCCTTGTATGTTTTAgccacaaataaatattttgtacagaGACATTATACTTCTAACTAGACTTCCCACCATGGCGTAAAAAACGTTCCAAGTGAGAGCGTTCTTGTTTCCAACTTAGGTGACCATGGCTTAACGAAATAAGGGACAAGCTAGTAAATGTCCTGTAcagtgtaatataatattgatgatGAAAAGTCAACATCATAAGTTGTAATTTCCACATAACAAGCTGAATACAGCTACCTATGTAGTTATGGAAATTACAATACagtattattatacaatttttatcgTAATGTCGCCCTATTTCTTACGTGCTAGGGGTTtgcttttaacttttaagtcgaaaattaaaaaaaaaatatcgatacatacataatttgtGAGATAGTgcaaagacaaaaaaaattcatgGTCACCCCGACTACCATTTCTACAAacatcaattataataatcttgTTGTCAAAACGGACAAGATCCATTTACCTCGCTCGGACCATTTTTGGTAAGGAAAAAGCAACCCTGAGCATACCTAGtaatagattatattttaccaaaacaaatatttttggtGAACAGTCTAACTaatagcacagaatacataatagtagctaaacgctacagaacggacactctccgcctcccgccaaaattaaacacttacctcaccccgcacgatcagacatgggtacccatttccccgcaaggacgataccaacgacgtcttagacgaaacgcaacgaagattgacaacatttatcaaattgacttatagtaattttattattttggatttgtgattatcgtttttcgtagaaaatggttaaatattgtgctgtttacggatgta encodes:
- the LOC123700990 gene encoding ATP synthase subunit b, mitochondrial, which translates into the protein MLSRVALRSVLARQSTPTALVARTSSSEVSGVRDEKNFPRPVRGEPGKVRLGFIPEEWFQFFHSKTGVTGPYTFGVGLMTYLFSKEIYVMEHEYYTGLSILLMVYYGTTRMGPKIAAWLDKEVDKIESDLNQGRVDSLKHLEEAIETEKDAQWRAQGQELLIQAKKENVLLQLEAAYRERLMNTYQEVKRRLDFQLEKAVLERRFEQKHLVDWVVTNVTKAITPDQEKQTLDRCIADLAALANK